A section of the Plutella xylostella chromosome 18, ilPluXylo3.1, whole genome shotgun sequence genome encodes:
- the LOC105386607 gene encoding connectin, with protein sequence MERVIKLLLIIASLMTVELSLTESKVNDLKKKSKVLNYHQPLYGNICEVEDRRPKVHCYCDSRAPRSAAWADCWVFSPGLSEDDPLWSSFSSQPLIQHLIFNVRSDDALTFVPAKALVRLDTLRHLTIQFATLKTIPPFAFTNSSSLKQMNLKSNRITNLEMNSFSRLMMLSNLSLEDNQISELKRGVFFELPNLHLLHLTNNNLSLIHEGCFKHLNNLVELKLDSNYISVVTREMFEGLENLARLDLKNNKLTMIGNLAFSELWGLKELALDNNAIEYISERSFGGLTQLKKLTLSGNKLTAFYEDIIEDIRSLLILDLSDNLLETMSYETIRSVVESDQLPSTAIYLDGNPFTCDCRLSWVYALRNKTSGALRQALDRITCVSDPTLGNQINQQSETDTQTEHKIFDSYEYYEDKDDREVLYDEPKKVITESNAEKLMNIPLEVLPCPKELQSLEESNHPVQNEIRLKAFSKGSVWRLDCTVSVVMLALLLVYS encoded by the exons ATGGAGCGCGTCATCAAGCTTCTCCTCATCATCGCCTCCCTCATGACCGTAGAGCTCAGCCTCACGGAGAGCAAGGTCAACGACCTGAAGAAGAAGTCCAAGGTTCTCAACTACCACCAGCCGTTGTACGGGAATATATGCGAGGTGGAAGACCGCCGGCCCAAGGTCCACTGCTACTGCGACAGCCGCGCCCCGAGGTCCGCCGCCTGGGCCGACTGCTGGGTGTTCTCTCCAGGACTGTCGGAAGACGACCCGCTCTGGTCCAGCTTCTCCTCACAACCACTCATACAACATCTGATTTTTAACGTCAGGTCCGATGATGCGCTGACGTTTGTACCAGCCAAAGCTCTGGTTAGATTGGACACGTTGAGGCATCTCACGATACAGTTCGCTACGCTGAAGACTATACCGCCTTTTGCGTTCACTAATTCGTCGTCgttgaaacaaatgaatttgAAATCGAATAGGATTACGAATTTGGAGATGAATTCGTTTTCGAGACTCATGATGCTGTCAAACCTCAGCCTCGAGGACAATCAGATATCCGAGCTGAAGCGCGGAGTCTTCTTCGAACTCCCGAACTTGCATCTGCTTCATTTAACGAACAACAACTTGAGTTTAATCCACGAAGGTTGTTTTAAACATTTGAACAACTTGGTAGAATTGAAATTGGATTCCAATTATATCTCGGTGGTTACGAGGGAAATGTTCGAGGGGTTGGAGAATCTCGCGCGGTTAGACTTGAAGAACAATAAGTTGACAATGATTGGAAATTTAGCATTCAGCGAGCTGTGGGGCCTGAAGGAATTGGCCCTCGATAATAATGCTATTGAATACATATCCGAGCGGTCGTTTGGAGGGTTGACGCAGTTAAAGAAATTGACGCTCTCAGGGAACAAATTGACAGCGTTTTATGAAGATATAATAGAGGATATAAGGAGTTTGCTGATTCTGGATCTCAGCGACAATCTGCTAGAGACAATGTCGTATGAGACGATCAGGAGTGTGGTGGAAAGTGACCAGTTGCCGTCGACTGCTATCTATCTAGATG GCAACCCGTTCACTTGCGACTGTCGCTTGTCATGGGTGTACGCGCTCCGTAACAAGACCTCTGGAGCCCTACGCCAGGCCCTTGACCGGATCACCTGCGTCTCAGACCCCACTCTCGGGAACCAAATCAACCAGCAGTCGGAAACTGACACACAAACAGAACACAAAATATTCGACTCATACGAATACTATGAGGACAAAGACGATAGAGAGGTCTTGTACGATGAACCGAAAAAGGTTATTACCGAGAGTAATGCTGAGAAATTAATGAACATCCCTTTAGAGGTATTGCCGTGTCCGAAGGAGCTCCAATCGCTGGAAGAGTCGAACCATCCCGTTCAAAATGAAATAAGGCTGAAAGCCTTCTCAAAAGGCTCCGTCTGGAGATTGGATTGTACAGTGAGTGTTGTTATGTTGGCTCTGCTACTCGTGTACAGTTAA
- the LOC119692749 gene encoding uncharacterized protein LOC119692749, giving the protein MAANTMIYYIVLLAINTLPGQALQCYRCGSTYLKEHVIPMDTYCHDMFSSDWTQGLPLGWSFFPSGQYYDIRDGVLHYYQSNMTMCEGYYPNNQRPFCYKRFLDVGDNFIQRGCHQEMTVKTREDYKNIDKTSISWKLRRIQKVLVDRMERTGEKSACLSSTSQILTKFNMEVTMPVYYHVCLCTSDFCNGCERVVMYWVCFVVVVFKIVADYTCF; this is encoded by the exons ATGGCTGCTAACACgatgatatattatatagtcTTACTAGCCATAAACACTCTGCCGGGGCAAGCTCTACAATGTTACCGCTGTGGATCAACTTACTTAAAAG AACACGTGATCCCAATGGACACGTACTGCCACGACATGTTTTCATCTGACTGGACGCAGGGGCTGCCGCTCGGCTGGAGTTTCTTTCCCTCCGGCCAGTACTATGACATACGGGACGGAGTGTTGCACTACTACCAGAGCA ACATGACGATGTGTGAAGGCTACTACCCAAACAACCAGCGGCCCTTCTGCTACAAGAGATTCCTAGACGTTGGAGACAACTTCATACAGCGCGGATGTCACCAAGAGATGACTGTTAAAACCCGAGAAGATTATAAAAACATAGACAAAACTTCCATATCTTGGAAGTTAAGGAGAATACAGAAAGTTCTGGTCGATCGTATGGAGAGAACGGGAGAGAAGTCAGCGTGTCTGTCGAGTACATCGCAGATtttaactaaatttaatatggaagTTACCATGCCTGTGTACTACCATGTGTGTTTGTGTACTAGTGACTTTTGTAATGGATGCGAGAGGGTGGTGATGTACTGGGTATGTTTTGTTGTGGTGGTGTTCAAAATTGTCGCGGATTACACAtgtttttaa